The following coding sequences lie in one Arachis hypogaea cultivar Tifrunner chromosome 4, arahy.Tifrunner.gnm2.J5K5, whole genome shotgun sequence genomic window:
- the LOC112797646 gene encoding uncharacterized protein isoform X2 produces the protein MEIGSSVMHCSVCHFPLQTPMTRGPSIRKHLHSASLQTSPIGCAVGEAPVLEDQPEIPLGMGVAPPLLVSVDVAQKEDVATTFHKEGAHGGLEGAATLLAIASMSQENRASLMNQKEVKSSSEGLKWKLARWLLGDN, from the exons ATGGAGATTGGGTCGAGCGTGATGCACTGCAGCGTATGCCATTTTCCCCTTCAGACGCCGATGACACGAGGACCATCCATAAGGAAACATCTGCATTCAGCATCTTTGCAAACCTCGCCGATTGGGTGTGCAGTGGGGGAAGCACCGGTGCTTGAGGATCAACCCGAGATCCCACTAGGTATGGGAGTGGCGCCACCGCTGCTGGTTTCTGTTGATGTGGCTCAGAAGGAAGATGTTGCAACAACATTCCACAAGGAAGGAGCACATGGCGGTCTTGAAGGAGCTGCGACGCTACTTGCTATTGCGAGCATGTCTCAGGAGAACCGTGCTTCATTAATGAATCAAAAGGAAGTTAAATCTTCTAGTGAG GGACTGAAATGGAAACTGGCAAGGTGGCTGCTTGGGGACAATTGA
- the LOC112797646 gene encoding uncharacterized protein isoform X3 has product MEIGSSVMHCSVCHFPLQTPMTRGPSIRKHLHSASLQTSPIGCAVGEAPVLEDQPEIPLGMGVAPPLLVSVDVAQKEDVATTFHKEGAHGGLEGAATLLAIASMSQENRASLMNQKEVKSSSEIQVQVLRSELWFI; this is encoded by the exons ATGGAGATTGGGTCGAGCGTGATGCACTGCAGCGTATGCCATTTTCCCCTTCAGACGCCGATGACACGAGGACCATCCATAAGGAAACATCTGCATTCAGCATCTTTGCAAACCTCGCCGATTGGGTGTGCAGTGGGGGAAGCACCGGTGCTTGAGGATCAACCCGAGATCCCACTAGGTATGGGAGTGGCGCCACCGCTGCTGGTTTCTGTTGATGTGGCTCAGAAGGAAGATGTTGCAACAACATTCCACAAGGAAGGAGCACATGGCGGTCTTGAAGGAGCTGCGACGCTACTTGCTATTGCGAGCATGTCTCAGGAGAACCGTGCTTCATTAATGAATCAAAAGGAAGTTAAATCTTCTAGTGAG atacaggtccaggtgctcagaagtgagttatggttcatctga
- the LOC112797646 gene encoding uncharacterized protein isoform X5 — protein MEIGSSVMHCSVCHFPLQTPMTRGPSIRKHLHSASLQTSPIGCAVGEAPVLEDQPEIPLGMGVAPPLLVSVDVAQKEDVATTFHKEGAHGGLEGAATLLAIASMSQENRASLMNQKEVKSSSEECSSTSHG, from the exons ATGGAGATTGGGTCGAGCGTGATGCACTGCAGCGTATGCCATTTTCCCCTTCAGACGCCGATGACACGAGGACCATCCATAAGGAAACATCTGCATTCAGCATCTTTGCAAACCTCGCCGATTGGGTGTGCAGTGGGGGAAGCACCGGTGCTTGAGGATCAACCCGAGATCCCACTAGGTATGGGAGTGGCGCCACCGCTGCTGGTTTCTGTTGATGTGGCTCAGAAGGAAGATGTTGCAACAACATTCCACAAGGAAGGAGCACATGGCGGTCTTGAAGGAGCTGCGACGCTACTTGCTATTGCGAGCATGTCTCAGGAGAACCGTGCTTCATTAATGAATCAAAAGGAAGTTAAATCTTCTAGTGAG gagtgctctagtacgagccatgggtga
- the LOC112797646 gene encoding uncharacterized protein isoform X1, giving the protein MEIGSSVMHCSVCHFPLQTPMTRGPSIRKHLHSASLQTSPIGCAVGEAPVLEDQPEIPLGMGVAPPLLVSVDVAQKEDVATTFHKEGAHGGLEGAATLLAIASMSQENRASLMNQKEVKSSSEERLGYYPIGIEEAVRHMGGIWFLSSLQGTCCKLVDTCDQCVTIKVQFESVVWRCSAIYGGPQYNTRSLLWDYLVAHSSTFQWPWIALGDFNEVLFSHEVKGCHFSSRHAD; this is encoded by the exons ATGGAGATTGGGTCGAGCGTGATGCACTGCAGCGTATGCCATTTTCCCCTTCAGACGCCGATGACACGAGGACCATCCATAAGGAAACATCTGCATTCAGCATCTTTGCAAACCTCGCCGATTGGGTGTGCAGTGGGGGAAGCACCGGTGCTTGAGGATCAACCCGAGATCCCACTAGGTATGGGAGTGGCGCCACCGCTGCTGGTTTCTGTTGATGTGGCTCAGAAGGAAGATGTTGCAACAACATTCCACAAGGAAGGAGCACATGGCGGTCTTGAAGGAGCTGCGACGCTACTTGCTATTGCGAGCATGTCTCAGGAGAACCGTGCTTCATTAATGAATCAAAAGGAAGTTAAATCTTCTAGTGAG GAAAGACTTGGATACTATCCTATTGGTATAGAAGAGGCAGTAAGACATATGGGTGGCATATGGTTTCTTTCTTCTCTGCAAGGAACTTGTTGCAAATTGGTTGATACTTGCGATCAGTGTGTCACGATCAAAGTTCAGTTTGAAAGTGTGGTTTGGAGGTGTAGTGCTATTTATGGTGGCCCTCAATATAATACCAGAAGTCTGCTTTGGGATTACTTGGTAGCTCATTCGTCAACTTTTCAATGGCCTTGGATTGCCCtcggtgattttaatgaagtctTATTCTCTCATGAAGTTAAGGGCTGCCATTTCTCAAGTCGACATGCGGATTAG
- the LOC112797646 gene encoding uncharacterized protein isoform X4 codes for MEIGSSVMHCSVCHFPLQTPMTRGPSIRKHLHSASLQTSPIGCAVGEAPVLEDQPEIPLGMGVAPPLLVSVDVAQKEDVATTFHKEGAHGGLEGAATLLAIASMSQENRASLMNQKEVKSSSELRLVFPSNI; via the exons ATGGAGATTGGGTCGAGCGTGATGCACTGCAGCGTATGCCATTTTCCCCTTCAGACGCCGATGACACGAGGACCATCCATAAGGAAACATCTGCATTCAGCATCTTTGCAAACCTCGCCGATTGGGTGTGCAGTGGGGGAAGCACCGGTGCTTGAGGATCAACCCGAGATCCCACTAGGTATGGGAGTGGCGCCACCGCTGCTGGTTTCTGTTGATGTGGCTCAGAAGGAAGATGTTGCAACAACATTCCACAAGGAAGGAGCACATGGCGGTCTTGAAGGAGCTGCGACGCTACTTGCTATTGCGAGCATGTCTCAGGAGAACCGTGCTTCATTAATGAATCAAAAGGAAGTTAAATCTTCTAGTGAG TTGAGACTCGTGTTTCCTTCCAACATTTGA
- the LOC112797649 gene encoding uncharacterized protein, translating to MFSFNPFVSGEASKRVYQSVTKFGKRSFVSNGVVVMKMDNGVQRDMEEVVQAHKKSSKTTSTDAENVDPLTTNISSEKGFLHSLWSEMKEMVPSLRFAIFSWAALTQGLHLGPAKRTATLGFQAGNFSDTDQNYVQALFKLFPEMVDMATFIGCFILGVILFWREHPGARCFLMPIMMHSLLYYLADLARKTSGIAVNCKTFKMPAIWFVALGGVAISFVTCLNSLVVLLCKWLYNNKRGVTVREE from the exons GAGAAGCATCAAAGCGCGTCTATCAATCTGTCACCAAGTTTGGGAAGAGATCCTTTGTTAGCAACGGAGTTGTAGTAATGAAGATGGATAATGGAGTCCAAAGAGACATGGAAGAAGTGGTGCAAGCTCACAAGAAGTCAAGTAAAACG acAAGCACAGACGCTGAAAATGTTGATCCTCTTACAACAAACATCTCATCTGAGAAAGGATTTCTACATTCTCTATGGTCAGAGATGAAAGAAATGGTTCCTAGTCTCCGTTTTGCTATCTTTTCTTGGGCTGCTCTGACCCAAGGTCTTCACTTGGGACCCGCCAAGAGAACTGCCACATTGGGTTTCCAAGCTGGAAACTTTTCAGACACCGATCAGAATTATGTACAAGCACTTTTCAAATTATTTCCGGAGATGGTAGATATGGCCACCTTCATTGGGTGTTTTATTCTAGGGGTGATCCTGTTCTGGCGTGAGCATCCTGGAGCACGATGTTTTCTTATGCCCATAATGATGCATTCGCTGCTATATTATTTGGCTGATCTAGCACGCAAGACTTCTGGGATTGCGGTAAATTGCAAGACATTCAAGATGCCGGCCATATGGTTTGTTGCCTTAGGGGGTGTTGCCATCTCCTTTGTAACCTGTTTGAATAGTTTGGTGGTGCTCCTTTGTAAATGGCTATACAATAACAAGAGAGGAGTGACAGTGAGGGAAGAGTGA
- the LOC112797643 gene encoding uncharacterized protein, with protein sequence MGRRQNDSGFGKFTLLSLFLMGAISCLAVYLFLTVVFSPNNTTASLSSMEHVDGVDDLLNHEEEGGEEEEERPCCDGVEHLELWGDAVKWGSDFRVNSSKECCMACKRMCRGDGGACLCNSWVFCGDRDACGPRFGECWLKRQKDALNPERRDLGDKVMWTSGLVFDKGEGIVGLETDYGILRIKLFPDCAPQSTSYILELLALPHCIGCQIYRSESRGSFWDSEGNHIKKASFGPPFALIQGTFESIGSTFKDIPKEYCPTIRRGSVAWVGSGPEFFISLANHNEWKNAYTVFGSILSEDMEILEKIAQLPTKSDVWNGINVAVLENPVSLRFRRITT encoded by the exons ATGGGTCGTCGGCAAAATGACTCAGGTTTCGGTAAATTTACCCTTTTGTCCCTCTTCCTGATGGGTGCAATCTCCTGCTTGGCGGTATACCTGTTTCTCACTGTGGTTTTCAGTCCCAACAACACTACTGCATCTCTTTCTTCAATGGAGCATGTTGATGGGGTTGATGATTTGCTGaaccatgaagaagaaggaggagaagaagaagaagaaaggccaTGTTGTGATGGGGTTGAGCATTTGGAGCTATGGGGTGATGCCGTTAAATGGGGTAGTGATTTTAGGGTAAATTCTTCTAAGGAATGTTGCATGGCTTGTAAGAGGATGTGTAGAGGTGATGGTGGAGCTTGTTTGTGTAATTCATGGGTGTTTTGTGGTGATAGAGATGCATGTGGACCTAGATTTGGTGAG TGTTGGTTAAAAAGACAGAAGGATGCATTAAACCCTGAACGACGAGACTTGGGAGATAAAGTGATGTGGACTTCTGGTTTAGTCTTTGATAAGGGAGAG GGAATTGTTGGTCTGGAAACTGACTACGGAATTCTACGTATAAAA CTTTTTCCCGACTGTGCTCCCCAATCTACCTCCTACATTCTTGAGTTGTTGGCATTGCCTCACTGCATTGGATGCCAGATTTATCGTTCAGAGAGCCGAGGTAGCTTTTGGGATTCAGAGGGAAACCACATTAAGAAG GCTTCATTTGGCCCCCCTTTTGCGCTAATCCAAGGAACATTTGAATCGATTGGTTCTACGTTCAAGGATATCCCAAAAGAGTATTGTCCGACCATAAGAAGAGGATCTGTAGCATGGGTTGGTTCGGGTCCAGAATTCTTCATCAGCCTGGCTAATCATAATGAATGGAAAAATGCATACACTGTCTTCGGTTCCATACTATCTGAAGATATGGAAATCTTGGAGAAAATTGCTCAGCTTCCGACCAAATCAGATGTTTGGAATGGCATTAATGTTGCTGTCTTGGAGAATCCGGTTTCATTACGGTTCCGGAGAATTACCACATAG
- the LOC112797642 gene encoding uncharacterized protein, whose translation MPQRTVKKGAAAKRAKTALENNNHNDNLGQEPETAEAVVNNHEEEEENIANDEKSVLSDEKLDDVKNKEEEVKESIDEYEKDEQLDFEDNYPEYEPLEDYNGVDYDEKEIEQDEHQEVRDEVEEECEVVAGEDDISGDEEIEYVYEEVEVDEDDEHNDEEHDHSSRMADAEQKEHPEGVNKRHKQKEFEVFVGGLYKDATEEDLRKVFGEVGVITEVRLMMNPHTKKNRGFAFLHFETIEQAKKAATELKNPVINGKQCRVSPVQDNDTIYLGNICKTWKLEALKDKLRHYGVGNFENLTLVEDSNNEGMNRGFAFLDFSSRSEARKAYTQLQKRDVVFGVDKPAEISFTDSFIDPVDDIMAQVKTVFIDSLPPSWDEDYVRDLLKKYGEIEKIELAKNMPAASRKDFGFVTFGTHAAAVECADSITSSGLGEGDKKAKVKARLSRPLRKGSRKHVSHAAYSSGRNSGILSRPSRARPAPRSLPARMVRRIESHVPPGRPFSVMDRRPVSVRDRRPVMSMSQRSRPVSHLARSSERRLSTSGYPKSSMKRDYGLCEELPPPRSRVAVDYGSRMSSQKHLSYRDYPAHGSRYPELRKGTSRTSAAAPMRSYVDDGYGQRFERPPLSSSHFNHREGHSRDYETLSGSKRTYSVIDDAPPRYADTGARQSRSRLDYEYGGSISQYGDAYGDRLGRSSLGYSNGRSSISTRDSHGMYSSRQSTSYSAGSFGGSDRDLYSASYGGDYISRGSDAGGRSYSSMYSSRGVGGSSSYMSGSRSRSYY comes from the exons ATGCCTCAACGAACAGTGAAGAAAGGTGCTGCGGCGAAAAGAGCGAAGACCGCCCTTGAAAACAACAACCATAATGACAACCTTGGGCAAGAGCCTGAAACTGCGGAAGCGGTTGTGaataatcatgaagaagaagaagaaaacatagcTAATGATGAGAAAAGTGTTCTTTCGGATGAGAAGCTCGATGATGTGAAGA ACAAAGAAGAGGAGGTTAAGGAGTCCATAGATGAATATGAAAAAGATGAACAGTTAGATTTTGAGGATAACTATCCTGAGTATGAACCTTTAGAGGACTATAACGGAGTTGACTATGATGAAAAGGAAATTGAACAAGACGAGCATCAGGAGGTTAGAGATGAAGTAGAGGAAGAGTGCGAAGTAGTTGCAGGAGAAGATGATATTTCAGGTGATGAAGAAATTGAATACGTTTATGAAGAAGTTGAGGTTGATGAGGATGATGAGCATAATGATGAGGAACATGATCATTCGTCACGGATGGCTGATGCGGAGCAAAAGGAGCACCCTGAAGGTGTAAATAAGAGACACAAGCAGAAGGAATTTGAAGTATTTGTCGGAGGCTTATATAAGGATGCTACTGAGGAGGATCTGAGGAAGGTTTTTGGTGAAGTTGGGGTAATTACTGAAGTCAGGCTGATGATGAATCCTCATACTAAAAAGAACAGAGGATTTGCCTTCTTGCATTTTGAAACTATTGAACAAGCTAAAAAAGCTGCAACAGAGCTGAAAAATCCAGTG ATTAATGGCAAACAATGCCGTGTTTCTCCTGTTCAAGACAATGATACCATCTATTTGGGTAATATATGCAAGACATGGAAATTAGAAGCT CTAAAAGATAAGCTGAGACATTATGGGGTTGGAAATTTTGAGAACCTGACTTTAGTAGAAGACAGTAACAATGAAGGAATGAACCGTGGATTtgcatttttggatttttcatctCGTTCTGAGGCTAGGAAAGCCTATACACAACTGCAGAAGAGAGATGTTGTGTTTGGAGTTGATAAGCCAGCAGAGATTTCATTTACAGACTCCTTTATTGACCCAGTTGATGATATTATGGCACAG GTTAAAACTGTATTTATAGATTCCCTGCCTCCTTCATGGGATGAAGATTATGTCCGAGATCTTCTTAAGAAATATGGGGAGATTGAAAAGATTGAGCTTGCTAAAAACATGCCAGCTGCCAGTAGGAAGGATTTTGGATTTGTTACGTTTGGTACACATGCTGCTGCCGTGGAATGTGCTGATAGCATTACCAGCTCAGGATTGGGCGAAGGTGACAAGAAG GCAAAAGTTAAGGCTAGATTGTCAAGGCCTCTTCGGAAAGGCAGTAGAAAACATGTTAGCCATGCGGCCTACAGTTCTGGTCGCAATTCTGGAATCTTATCAAGGCCTTCAAGAGCTAGGCCTGCACCACGTAGTCTTCCTGCTCGCATGGTAAGACGAATTGAAAGTCATGTTCCACCTGGTAGGCCTTTTAGTGTGATGGATAGACGGCCTGTTAGTGTGAGAGATAGAAGACCTGTTATGTCTATGTCACAGAGATCAAGGCCGGTGTCTCATCTAGCCAGATCCTCTGAGAGGAGATTGAGTA CATCTGGATATCCAAAAAGTAGCATGAAGAGAGACTATGGTCTATGTGAGGAATTGCCACCTCCAAGAAGTAGAGTTGCTGTAGATTATGGGTCTAGGATGTCCTCTCAAAAACACCTCTCCTACAGGGATTATCCAGCCCATGGCTCTCGCTACCCTGAGCTGCGTAAAGGTACGTCTCGTACTTCAGCAGCTGCACCTATGAGAAGTTATGTGGATGATGGCTATGGCCAAAGATTTGAGAggcctcctctttcttcttcccattttaaTCACCGTGAAGGACACTCCCGTGATTATGAGACACTGTCGGGTTCGAAACGTACTTATTCTGTCATA GATGATGCCCCTCCTCGATATGCTGATACTGGTGCTCGCCAGTCAAGATCACGTTTGGACTATGAGTATGGGGGTAGTATTTCACAATATGGAGATGCCTATGGCGATAG ACTTGGAAGATCTAGTCTGGGCTATAGTAATGGCAGGAGTTCTATATCTACTCGAGACTCTCATGGAATGTATAGCAGTCGGCAGAGCACAAGTTACAGTGCAG GTTCTTTTGGTGGAAGTGATCGTGATTTGTACTCAGCAAGTTATGGTGGTGATTACATATCTCGTGGCAGTGAT GCTGGTGGCAGATCATATTCGTCAATGTATTCCAGCAGGGGTGTGGGTGGTAGCAGCAGCTATATGAGTGGTAGTAGATCTAGGTCGTATTACTGA